In the genome of Telluria beijingensis, one region contains:
- the waaF gene encoding lipopolysaccharide heptosyltransferase II, producing MLRTLVISPNWIGDAVMAQPLLRRLKEREPGRPIDVLAPTWVAPVWRAMAEVDTVIESPFKHGALQWKERKAFAKMLRARGYADSYVLPNTLKFALIPWLAGIPKRVGYKGEMRYGLVNVMHHDDKAAPRPMAQFYQALADAPVRALPRPERLPEPAMTVAAGEAEAALARLQLPAGVHVVFAPGAEFGPAKRWPSAYFAELAQTILANRPDAQILLLGSPKDRAVCEEITAIVPQAHNLAGSTSLSEAIALISRASAVVTNDSGLMHIGAALGRPVVAIYGPTDPRHTPPLSQLAQILWLHIECSPCQQRECPLGHQNCMKQILPLDVWQPLQPMLAGA from the coding sequence ATGTTGCGCACCCTCGTGATTTCCCCGAACTGGATCGGCGACGCCGTCATGGCCCAGCCGCTGCTGCGCCGGCTCAAGGAGCGCGAACCCGGGCGGCCGATCGACGTGCTGGCGCCGACCTGGGTGGCGCCGGTGTGGCGCGCGATGGCCGAAGTCGATACCGTGATCGAGTCGCCGTTCAAGCACGGCGCGCTGCAGTGGAAGGAGCGCAAGGCATTCGCGAAGATGCTCAGGGCGCGCGGCTATGCCGACTCGTATGTGCTGCCGAATACCCTGAAGTTCGCCCTGATTCCCTGGCTGGCCGGGATCCCGAAACGGGTCGGCTACAAGGGCGAGATGCGCTATGGCCTGGTCAATGTGATGCACCACGACGACAAGGCGGCGCCGCGGCCGATGGCCCAGTTCTACCAGGCGCTGGCCGATGCGCCGGTGCGCGCCTTGCCGCGTCCCGAGCGCCTGCCCGAGCCGGCGATGACGGTGGCCGCGGGCGAGGCCGAGGCCGCGCTGGCGCGCCTGCAGCTGCCCGCCGGCGTGCACGTCGTGTTTGCCCCGGGCGCCGAGTTCGGGCCGGCCAAGCGCTGGCCGTCGGCCTATTTTGCCGAGCTGGCGCAGACCATCCTGGCCAACCGGCCGGACGCGCAGATCCTGCTGCTCGGCTCTCCCAAGGACCGCGCGGTGTGCGAGGAGATCACGGCCATCGTGCCGCAGGCGCACAACCTGGCCGGCTCGACCTCGCTCAGCGAAGCGATCGCGCTGATCTCGCGCGCCAGCGCGGTGGTGACCAACGACTCGGGCCTGATGCACATCGGCGCGGCCCTGGGACGGCCGGTGGTGGCGATCTATGGTCCCACCGACCCGCGCCACACGCCGCCCTTGTCGCAACTGGCGCAGATCCTGTGGCTGCACATCGAATGCTCGCCCTGCCAGCAGCGCGAATGCCCGCTGGGGCACCAGAACTGCATGAAGCAGATCCTGCCACTCGATGTGTGGCAGCCCTTGCAACCCATGCTTGCCGGCGCCTGA
- the kdpC gene encoding potassium-transporting ATPase subunit KdpC gives MQSILRPALVLFAALTLACGVLYPLLVTGVAQAAFPAQANGSLVERDGQVVGSRLIGQPFTAPGYFWGRPSATAPMANNGGGSGGSNQGPLNPALQEAVKARIAALRALDPANTAPVPVDLVTASASGLDPEISVAAARYQAARVARARQLPAEEVNALVETHTERPFLGLFGEPRVNVLALNMALDGESGHTR, from the coding sequence ATGCAATCGATTCTTCGCCCCGCGCTGGTGCTGTTCGCGGCGCTTACCCTGGCCTGCGGCGTGCTGTATCCGCTGCTGGTCACCGGCGTGGCCCAGGCCGCGTTTCCGGCGCAGGCCAATGGCAGCCTGGTCGAGCGCGATGGCCAGGTGGTTGGCTCGCGCCTGATCGGCCAGCCGTTCACTGCGCCCGGCTATTTCTGGGGCCGTCCCTCGGCCACCGCGCCGATGGCCAACAACGGCGGCGGCTCGGGCGGCTCGAACCAGGGCCCGCTCAACCCCGCATTGCAGGAAGCCGTCAAGGCGCGAATCGCGGCGCTGCGCGCCCTCGATCCGGCCAATACGGCGCCGGTGCCGGTCGACCTGGTGACGGCGTCGGCCAGCGGCCTCGATCCCGAGATCAGCGTGGCGGCCGCGCGCTACCAGGCGGCGCGGGTGGCGCGCGCGCGTCAACTGCCGGCCGAGGAGGTCAATGCCCTGGTCGAAACGCATACCGAGCGGCCTTTCCTGGGTCTGTTCGGCGAGCCGCGCGTGAACGTGCTGGCGCTGAACATGGCGCTGGACGGTGAAAGCGGGCATACTCGCTGA
- a CDS encoding DUF4118 domain-containing protein encodes MPHDPQRPDPDALLAQMRADERRAARGRLRIYFGASAGVGKTYAMLQEARKLQAEGKAPLVGVIETHGRAETARLLDGLELLPRRRVDHRGRQLDEFDLDAALARAPGVILVDELAHSNAPGSRHPKRWQDVEELLDAGIDVLTTVNVQHLESLNDVVGGIAGIRVSETVPDRVFDAADEVILVDLPADALLARLKEGKVYHPQQAERAAGNFFKKGNLIALRELALRRTADRVEGDVRAWREAQSVEVIWKTGAGLLVCVGPGAHAEHVVRSGARMASQLGAGWHAVYVETPRLARLPDGARQRIMDTLALAQDLGATTAVLSGDEVATLTIEYARDHNLSRIALGRAGSPWRRRLARRLARQAPGIDLVEIGQPAVPPAPVATSAPDAGARPRRPLLPHALAAGASILVAILATPLRPWLDPVNIVMLFLLVVLLTAIRFGRAPSVTATCVGVAAFDFFFVPPRFDFAVTDVQYLVTFGVMLAVGLVTGHLAAGLRFQARAASRRERRVRALYEFARELSGVLAASQVFESSRAVIQNAFNARATLLVPDADGRLGMPPADDGGPAAPLPPNVDPGVAQWAFDHARPAGLGTDTLPASGLFYLPLVAPMRTRGVLAIEPEGGRWVLVPEQRRQLDALAALAAIALERVHYVEVAQAALVNMESERLRNSLLAALSHDLRTPLTALVGLSESLLRGESLAEAPRALAQSLHDEAVRMATLVANLLDMARIESGEVRFNLEWQALEEVVGSALRACGAALGAHVVAVRLAPDLPLVRFDAVLIERVLCNLVENAAKYTPSGSRIEIEAARRGAWIDVTVSDDGPGLRPGSEEAVFEKFTRGERESALPGVGLGLAICRAIVEAHGGTIRACASPLGGAAFVFALPAGTPPALDMLSMERDDD; translated from the coding sequence ATGCCGCACGATCCACAGCGACCCGATCCCGACGCCCTGCTTGCCCAGATGCGCGCGGACGAGCGGCGCGCCGCGCGCGGCCGGCTGCGCATCTATTTCGGCGCCTCGGCCGGCGTCGGCAAGACCTACGCCATGCTGCAAGAGGCGCGCAAGCTGCAGGCGGAAGGCAAGGCGCCGCTGGTCGGCGTGATCGAAACCCACGGCCGGGCCGAGACGGCGCGCCTGCTCGACGGCCTCGAGCTGCTGCCGCGGCGCCGCGTCGATCACCGCGGCCGCCAGCTCGATGAATTCGACCTCGACGCCGCGCTCGCGCGCGCCCCCGGCGTCATCCTGGTCGACGAGCTGGCGCATTCCAATGCCCCCGGCTCGCGCCATCCCAAGCGCTGGCAAGACGTCGAAGAGCTGCTCGACGCCGGCATCGACGTGCTCACCACGGTCAACGTCCAGCACCTGGAAAGCCTGAACGACGTGGTCGGCGGCATTGCCGGCATCCGCGTGAGCGAGACTGTACCTGACCGCGTGTTTGACGCCGCCGACGAGGTGATCCTGGTCGACCTTCCGGCGGATGCGCTGCTGGCGCGCCTGAAAGAGGGCAAGGTCTACCATCCGCAACAGGCCGAACGGGCGGCCGGCAACTTCTTCAAGAAGGGCAACCTGATTGCGTTGCGCGAACTGGCGCTGCGCCGCACCGCCGACCGGGTCGAGGGCGACGTGCGCGCCTGGCGCGAGGCGCAGTCGGTCGAGGTGATCTGGAAGACCGGCGCCGGCCTGCTGGTGTGCGTCGGCCCCGGCGCACATGCCGAGCACGTGGTGAGGAGTGGCGCGCGCATGGCGTCCCAGCTCGGCGCCGGCTGGCATGCGGTGTACGTCGAGACCCCGCGCCTGGCGCGACTGCCCGATGGCGCGCGCCAGCGCATCATGGACACGCTGGCGCTGGCGCAAGACCTGGGCGCCACCACGGCCGTGCTGTCCGGCGACGAGGTCGCCACGCTCACCATCGAATACGCGCGCGACCACAACCTGTCGCGCATCGCGCTCGGCCGCGCCGGGTCGCCGTGGCGCAGGCGCCTGGCGCGCCGCCTCGCGCGCCAGGCGCCGGGCATCGACCTGGTCGAGATCGGCCAGCCGGCGGTGCCGCCCGCACCCGTGGCCACGTCCGCGCCCGATGCCGGCGCGCGGCCACGCCGGCCGCTGCTGCCCCATGCGCTGGCGGCCGGCGCCAGCATCCTGGTCGCGATCCTGGCCACGCCGCTGCGACCCTGGCTCGATCCGGTCAATATCGTCATGCTGTTCCTGCTGGTGGTGCTATTGACGGCGATCCGGTTCGGACGCGCGCCATCGGTCACCGCCACCTGCGTCGGCGTGGCCGCCTTCGATTTCTTCTTCGTGCCGCCGCGCTTCGATTTCGCCGTCACCGACGTGCAGTACCTGGTCACGTTCGGGGTGATGCTGGCAGTGGGCCTGGTCACCGGCCACCTGGCCGCCGGCCTGCGCTTCCAGGCGCGCGCAGCCAGCCGGCGCGAACGCAGGGTGCGCGCACTGTACGAATTCGCGCGCGAACTGTCCGGCGTGCTGGCGGCTTCGCAGGTATTCGAATCGAGCCGCGCCGTGATCCAGAACGCTTTCAATGCGCGCGCCACCCTGCTGGTGCCGGATGCCGACGGACGGCTCGGCATGCCGCCGGCGGACGACGGCGGCCCGGCCGCGCCGCTGCCGCCGAACGTCGATCCAGGCGTGGCGCAGTGGGCCTTCGACCATGCGCGGCCGGCCGGTCTGGGCACCGACACCTTGCCGGCCAGCGGCCTGTTCTACCTGCCGCTGGTGGCGCCGATGCGCACCCGCGGCGTGCTGGCGATCGAACCGGAGGGCGGGCGCTGGGTGCTGGTCCCGGAGCAGCGGCGCCAGCTCGACGCGCTGGCGGCGCTGGCCGCGATCGCGCTCGAGCGCGTGCATTACGTGGAGGTGGCGCAGGCGGCCCTGGTGAACATGGAGTCGGAACGCCTGCGCAACTCGCTGCTGGCGGCGCTGTCGCACGACCTGCGCACGCCGCTGACGGCGCTGGTCGGGCTGTCCGAGTCGCTGCTGAGGGGCGAGTCACTGGCGGAAGCGCCGCGGGCGCTGGCCCAGTCGCTGCACGATGAGGCGGTGCGCATGGCCACTCTGGTGGCGAACCTGCTCGACATGGCGCGCATCGAGAGCGGCGAGGTACGCTTCAACCTGGAGTGGCAGGCGCTGGAAGAAGTCGTCGGCAGCGCGCTGCGCGCCTGCGGCGCCGCGCTGGGCGCGCACGTGGTCGCGGTGCGACTGGCGCCGGATTTGCCGCTGGTGCGCTTCGATGCGGTGCTGATCGAGCGGGTGTTGTGCAACCTGGTCGAGAATGCAGCAAAATACACGCCGAGCGGCTCGCGCATCGAGATCGAAGCCGCCCGGCGCGGCGCCTGGATCGACGTCACGGTCAGCGACGACGGCCCCGGCCTGCGTCCTGGCAGCGAAGAAGCGGTATTCGAAAAATTCACGCGCGGCGAACGCGAGTCGGCCTTGCCCGGCGTGGGCCTGGGCCTGGCGATCTGCCGCGCGATCGTCGAGGCGCACGGCGGCACGATCCGCGCCTGCGCCTCGCCACTGGGCGGCGCCGCTTTCGTGTTCGCGCTGCCGGCCGGCACGCCCCCCGCGCTCGACATGCTCTCAATGGAAAGAGACGATGACTGA
- the kdpE gene encoding two-component system response regulator KdpE: MTDAPCALLVEDEPHIRRFVRAALEQEGWQVHESVSMARGLIDAGTRRPDLVVLDLGLPDGDGIDFIQDVRKWSTVPIIVLSARVAESEKIRALDAGADDYLTKPFGTGELLARVRATLRRQRKAATGGDETIRFGEVTIDPQARAVTRAGAHVHLTPTEYRLLSVLAANAGRVMTAPQLLRAVWGPGHVESGHYLRIYMGHLRHKLEPDPTQPRHLLTETGVGYRLWLG; encoded by the coding sequence ATGACTGACGCTCCCTGCGCCTTGCTGGTCGAGGACGAACCGCACATCCGCCGCTTCGTGCGCGCGGCCCTGGAACAGGAGGGCTGGCAGGTGCACGAGTCGGTGAGCATGGCGCGCGGCCTGATCGACGCCGGCACGCGCCGCCCGGACCTGGTGGTGCTCGACCTCGGCCTGCCCGACGGCGACGGCATCGACTTCATCCAGGACGTACGAAAATGGTCGACGGTGCCGATTATCGTGCTGTCTGCGCGGGTAGCCGAATCCGAAAAAATCCGCGCGCTCGACGCCGGCGCCGACGACTACCTGACCAAGCCCTTCGGCACCGGCGAGTTGCTGGCCCGGGTCCGCGCCACCCTGCGCCGCCAGCGCAAGGCCGCCACCGGCGGCGACGAGACGATCCGCTTCGGCGAGGTAACGATCGACCCGCAAGCACGCGCCGTCACCCGCGCCGGCGCCCACGTGCACCTGACCCCAACCGAATACCGCCTGCTGTCGGTGCTTGCCGCCAACGCGGGAAGGGTGATGACAGCCCCCCAACTCCTACGCGCCGTCTGGGGCCCGGGCCACGTCGAGAGCGGCCACTACCTGCGCATCTACATGGGCCACCTGCGCCACAAACTCGAACCCGACCCCACCCAACCCCGCCACCTGCTCACCGAAACCGGCGTCGGCTACCGCCTCTGGCTCGGCTAA
- a CDS encoding potassium-transporting ATPase subunit F yields MNLSYLVGGLAAAALLVYLLVALFKPEAL; encoded by the coding sequence ATGAACCTCTCCTACCTGGTCGGCGGCCTGGCCGCCGCCGCATTGCTGGTCTACCTGCTGGTGGCCCTGTTCAAGCCGGAGGCGCTGTGA
- a CDS encoding TorF family putative porin, with product MKASIQALAGLALALTLADTAQAQDPTPASSISWNVAVTSDYRYRAISQTRLRPALQGGVDYVHADGWYAGAWASTIKWVEDAGGDGEVEIDVYGGKRGELSPGLSYDVGVLRYFYPDNGMGRLPGWVNAHTTEVYAQLGYGPAYIKYSHATTNLFGFVDSENSGYLDVGANVDVGNGFTLQLHAGRQEVKNNPASDYTDWKIGLSRPFALATVSVAYLGTSANELAYTSPVNGKFTGRDALQLTVSRTF from the coding sequence ATGAAAGCATCGATTCAAGCGCTCGCCGGCCTCGCGCTGGCGCTGACCCTGGCCGACACCGCCCAGGCCCAGGACCCCACTCCCGCATCCAGCATCAGCTGGAACGTCGCCGTCACCTCCGATTACCGCTACCGCGCCATCTCCCAGACCCGCCTGCGTCCCGCGCTGCAGGGCGGCGTCGACTACGTCCACGCGGACGGCTGGTATGCCGGCGCCTGGGCCTCGACCATCAAGTGGGTCGAGGACGCCGGCGGCGACGGCGAGGTCGAGATCGACGTCTATGGCGGCAAGCGCGGCGAACTGTCGCCTGGGCTGAGCTACGACGTCGGTGTGCTGCGCTACTTCTACCCGGACAACGGCATGGGCCGGTTGCCGGGCTGGGTCAACGCCCATACCACCGAGGTGTATGCGCAACTGGGCTATGGCCCGGCATATATCAAGTATTCGCACGCCACCACCAACCTGTTCGGCTTCGTCGACAGCGAGAACAGCGGCTACCTCGACGTCGGCGCCAACGTCGACGTCGGCAATGGCTTCACGCTGCAGCTGCATGCCGGGCGCCAGGAAGTGAAGAACAATCCCGCGTCCGATTACACCGACTGGAAGATCGGCCTGAGCCGCCCGTTCGCGCTGGCCACGGTCAGCGTCGCCTACCTCGGCACCAGTGCCAATGAGTTAGCCTATACCTCGCCGGTCAACGGCAAGTTCACCGGCCGCGACGCCCTGCAGCTGACCGTCAGCCGCACCTTCTGA
- the rfaD gene encoding ADP-glyceromanno-heptose 6-epimerase has protein sequence MMILVTGAAGFIGANLVHALSQRAPFSVFAVDNMSRPEKFHNIVDAEIADYADKEDFLVRLKAGEFDNKFTAVLHQGACSNTMETDGRYMMKNNYDYTVALFEFCQRQGIPFIYASSAAVYGAGTVFREERPLERPLNVYGYSKFLFDQYLRRYWQAKGQDAGSQVVGLRYFNVYGPLEGHKGTMASVPFHQYHQFLKDGKVRLFGANEGYEAGTQMRDFIYVEDVVKVNLFFLDHPEKRGIFNLGTGRAQPFNDLAVATVNALANEGKPALSLQQIVDQGLLEYLPFPDKLKGKYQSFTQADIAALRAVGYDAPFTDVATGVAKYMDWLRAQPAR, from the coding sequence ATTATGATTCTGGTTACCGGCGCCGCAGGCTTCATCGGCGCGAACCTGGTGCATGCGCTGTCGCAGCGCGCGCCGTTCAGCGTCTTCGCGGTCGACAATATGTCGCGTCCCGAGAAGTTCCACAATATCGTCGACGCCGAGATCGCCGACTATGCCGATAAAGAGGACTTCCTGGTGCGCCTGAAGGCGGGCGAATTCGACAACAAGTTCACCGCCGTGCTGCACCAGGGCGCCTGCTCCAACACGATGGAGACCGACGGCCGCTACATGATGAAGAATAACTACGACTATACGGTCGCCCTGTTCGAATTCTGCCAGCGCCAGGGCATCCCCTTCATCTATGCCTCGTCGGCCGCCGTGTATGGCGCCGGCACCGTGTTCCGCGAAGAGCGGCCGCTCGAGCGGCCGCTCAACGTCTACGGCTATTCGAAATTCCTGTTCGACCAGTACCTGCGCCGCTACTGGCAGGCCAAGGGCCAGGACGCCGGCAGCCAGGTGGTCGGGCTGCGCTACTTCAACGTCTATGGACCGCTCGAAGGGCACAAGGGCACCATGGCCTCGGTGCCGTTCCACCAGTACCACCAGTTCCTCAAGGACGGCAAGGTCAGGCTGTTCGGCGCCAACGAAGGCTACGAGGCCGGCACCCAGATGCGCGACTTCATCTACGTGGAAGACGTGGTCAAGGTCAACCTGTTCTTCCTCGATCACCCGGAAAAGCGCGGCATCTTCAACCTCGGCACCGGTCGCGCGCAGCCGTTCAACGACCTGGCCGTGGCCACGGTCAATGCGCTGGCCAACGAGGGCAAGCCGGCGCTGTCGCTGCAGCAGATCGTCGACCAGGGCCTGCTCGAGTACCTGCCATTCCCCGACAAACTGAAGGGCAAGTACCAGAGCTTCACCCAGGCCGATATCGCGGCGCTGCGCGCGGTCGGCTACGACGCACCGTTCACCGACGTGGCGACCGGCGTGGCGAAGTACATGGACTGGCTGCGCGCGCAACCGGCGCGCTGA
- the kdpB gene encoding potassium-transporting ATPase subunit KdpB: protein MEQSVPQHPTQAPRGSLSLFDSTLVWPAAVDALRKLHPRTQLRSPVMFVVYIGSIVTTLLWGQALAGQGEAPAGFILATAVWLWFTVLFANFAEALAEGRSKAQAASLRSLRQSVSAKRLHEPKHGAPWQACVSTELRKGMFFLVEAGDVIPVDGEVVDGVASVDESAITGESAPVIRESGGDFCAVTGGTRVLSDWLVVRVSANPGETFLDRMIGMVEGAARQKTPNEIALTILLVALTIVFLVVTVTLLPFSIFAVDAQGSGQAVTMTALVALLVCLIPTTIGGLLSAIGVAGMSRMLQANVIATSGRAVEAAGDVDVLLLDKTGTITFGNRQAAAFLPAFGATEEELADVAQLASLADDTPEGRSIVVLAKNRFNIRERAMEAMGAVFVPFTAQTRMSGVDLGTRQIRKGAASAIRRHIEALGAPWPGDVERSVDEAARRGSTPLVVADGSRVVGVVELKDVVKGGIRERFAELRRMGVKTVMVTGDNKLTAAAIAAEAGVDDFIAEATPEEKLALIRRYQAEGKLVAMTGDGTNDAPALAQADVAVAMNSGTQAAKEAGNMVDLDSNPTKLLEIVEIGKQMLMTRGALTTFSISNDIAKYFAIVPAMFLATYPALEALNVMQLASPASAIMSAVIFNALIIVFLIPLALRGVRYRAIGAAALLRRNMLVYGLGGLLLPFAGIKLIDMALVALNLT, encoded by the coding sequence ATGGAACAATCTGTTCCCCAACATCCAACCCAGGCGCCACGCGGCTCCCTGAGCCTGTTCGATTCGACGCTGGTATGGCCGGCAGCGGTCGACGCCTTGCGCAAGCTCCATCCGCGCACCCAGTTGCGCAGCCCGGTGATGTTCGTGGTCTACATCGGCAGCATCGTCACGACGCTGCTCTGGGGCCAGGCGCTGGCCGGGCAGGGCGAGGCCCCCGCCGGCTTCATCCTGGCCACCGCCGTCTGGCTGTGGTTCACCGTGCTGTTCGCGAACTTCGCCGAGGCCCTGGCCGAAGGCCGCAGCAAGGCGCAGGCAGCCTCGCTGCGCAGCCTGCGCCAGAGCGTGAGCGCCAAGCGGCTGCATGAGCCGAAGCATGGCGCACCGTGGCAGGCCTGCGTCTCCACCGAGCTGCGCAAGGGGATGTTCTTCCTGGTCGAAGCCGGCGACGTCATCCCCGTGGACGGCGAAGTGGTCGACGGCGTGGCCTCGGTCGACGAGAGCGCCATCACTGGCGAATCGGCGCCCGTGATCCGCGAATCGGGCGGCGACTTCTGCGCCGTCACCGGCGGCACCCGGGTGCTGTCCGACTGGCTGGTGGTGCGGGTGTCGGCGAATCCGGGCGAGACCTTCCTCGACCGCATGATCGGCATGGTCGAAGGCGCGGCGCGCCAGAAGACGCCGAACGAGATCGCGCTGACCATCCTGCTGGTGGCGCTCACCATCGTGTTCCTGGTGGTGACCGTGACCCTGCTGCCGTTCTCGATCTTCGCGGTCGACGCCCAGGGCAGCGGCCAGGCGGTGACCATGACCGCGCTGGTCGCGCTGCTGGTATGCCTGATCCCGACCACCATCGGCGGCCTGCTGTCGGCCATCGGCGTGGCCGGCATGAGCCGCATGTTGCAGGCCAATGTGATCGCGACCTCGGGCCGCGCGGTGGAGGCGGCGGGCGACGTCGACGTGCTCCTGCTCGACAAGACCGGCACCATCACCTTCGGCAACCGCCAGGCCGCCGCCTTCCTGCCGGCGTTCGGCGCGACGGAAGAAGAACTGGCGGACGTGGCGCAGCTGGCGTCGCTGGCGGACGACACGCCGGAAGGACGCAGCATCGTGGTGCTGGCCAAGAACCGCTTCAATATCCGCGAGCGGGCGATGGAGGCCATGGGCGCGGTGTTCGTGCCGTTTACCGCGCAGACCCGCATGAGCGGCGTGGATCTGGGCACGCGTCAAATTCGCAAGGGCGCGGCCTCGGCGATCCGCCGCCACATCGAAGCGCTGGGCGCGCCCTGGCCGGGCGACGTCGAACGCAGCGTCGACGAGGCCGCGCGCCGCGGCAGCACGCCGCTGGTGGTGGCCGACGGTAGCCGCGTGGTGGGCGTGGTCGAACTCAAGGACGTGGTCAAAGGCGGCATCCGCGAGCGCTTCGCCGAATTGCGCCGCATGGGCGTCAAGACCGTGATGGTCACCGGCGACAACAAGCTGACGGCGGCGGCGATCGCGGCCGAGGCGGGCGTCGACGACTTCATCGCCGAAGCGACGCCGGAAGAAAAACTGGCCCTGATCCGCCGCTATCAAGCCGAAGGCAAGCTGGTGGCGATGACCGGCGACGGCACCAACGACGCGCCGGCGCTGGCCCAGGCCGACGTCGCGGTGGCCATGAACTCGGGCACCCAGGCGGCCAAGGAAGCCGGCAATATGGTCGACCTGGATTCGAACCCGACCAAGCTGCTCGAGATCGTCGAGATCGGCAAGCAGATGCTGATGACGCGCGGCGCGCTGACCACCTTCTCGATCTCGAACGACATCGCCAAGTATTTCGCGATCGTGCCGGCGATGTTCTTGGCCACCTACCCGGCCCTGGAGGCGCTGAACGTGATGCAGCTGGCCAGTCCGGCGTCCGCCATCATGTCGGCCGTGATCTTCAACGCCCTGATCATCGTGTTCCTGATCCCGCTGGCGCTGCGCGGCGTGCGCTACCGCGCGATCGGCGCGGCCGCGCTGCTGCGCCGGAACATGCTGGTCTATGGCCTCGGCGGCCTGCTGCTGCCGTTCGCCGGCATCAAGCTGATCGACATGGCGCTCGTCGCCCTCAACCTGACCTAA
- the kdpA gene encoding potassium-transporting ATPase subunit KdpA has translation MSPEFFLLLAVFLVVLLALAWPLGRFIARIAGEGRVPGMGWLAGIEGALYRLAGPAASGAQSWRAYALALVAFNTVGALFVYALQRLQAWLPLNPEGMANVSPDSSFNTAISFVANTNWQGYSGEQTMSILTQMLGLAGQNFFSAATGIAVVFALVRGFAAKSGGAIGNFWVDLTRSTLYLLLPLSLILAVFLAGQGVVQNLAGHVDARLLEPVTYTVDATEARADTQVIPMGPVASQEAIKMLGTNGGGYFNANSSHPFENPNALTNFAQMVAILLIPAALCFAFGHMVGDIRQGWAVLGTMTLLFVIAAVATFAAEQQANPLLTQLGVDPAGGNMEGKETRFGIAASSLFAVVTTAASCGAVNAMHDSFMPLGGMVPMVLMQFGEVVFGGVGSGLYGMLVFAILAVFIAGLMIGRTPEYLGKKIQAYEMKMAALVILVTPCLVLLGTALAVTSAAGTVGVANPGAHGFSEILYALTSAANNNGSAFAGLSANTPFYNTLLGVAMWFGRFAVIVPVLAIAGSLAARQRLPATPGTLPTHGLMFVGMLSAVVVLVGVLNYVPALALGPVVEHLQLFGE, from the coding sequence ATGAGCCCCGAATTCTTCCTCCTGCTCGCCGTCTTCCTGGTGGTGCTGCTGGCGCTGGCCTGGCCGCTGGGCCGCTTCATCGCGCGCATCGCCGGCGAGGGCAGGGTGCCAGGCATGGGCTGGCTTGCCGGCATCGAAGGCGCGTTGTACCGCCTGGCCGGCCCCGCCGCCAGCGGCGCCCAGTCGTGGCGCGCCTATGCGCTGGCGCTGGTCGCCTTCAATACCGTCGGCGCGCTGTTCGTCTATGCGCTGCAGCGCCTGCAGGCCTGGCTGCCGCTCAATCCAGAAGGCATGGCCAACGTCAGCCCGGACTCGAGCTTCAACACCGCCATCAGCTTCGTCGCCAACACCAACTGGCAGGGCTATAGCGGCGAACAGACCATGAGCATCCTGACCCAGATGCTGGGCCTGGCCGGCCAGAACTTCTTCTCGGCCGCCACCGGCATCGCCGTCGTGTTCGCGCTGGTGCGCGGCTTCGCCGCGAAGTCGGGCGGCGCGATCGGCAACTTCTGGGTCGACCTGACCCGCTCGACCCTGTACCTGCTGCTGCCCCTGTCGCTGATCCTGGCCGTGTTCCTGGCCGGGCAGGGCGTGGTGCAGAACCTGGCGGGCCACGTCGATGCGCGCCTGCTCGAGCCGGTGACGTATACGGTCGATGCTACCGAGGCGCGTGCCGATACCCAGGTGATCCCGATGGGGCCCGTCGCTTCGCAGGAAGCGATCAAGATGCTGGGCACGAACGGCGGCGGCTACTTCAACGCCAACTCCTCGCATCCGTTCGAGAACCCGAATGCGCTGACCAACTTCGCGCAGATGGTCGCCATCCTCCTGATTCCGGCCGCGCTGTGCTTCGCCTTCGGCCACATGGTGGGCGACATCCGCCAGGGCTGGGCGGTGCTTGGCACCATGACCCTGCTGTTCGTCATCGCGGCGGTGGCCACCTTCGCCGCCGAGCAGCAGGCCAATCCGCTGCTCACGCAACTGGGCGTCGACCCGGCCGGCGGCAATATGGAAGGCAAGGAGACCCGCTTCGGCATCGCCGCCTCGAGCCTGTTCGCAGTGGTGACCACGGCCGCCTCGTGCGGCGCGGTGAATGCCATGCACGATTCCTTCATGCCGCTGGGCGGCATGGTGCCGATGGTGCTGATGCAGTTCGGCGAAGTGGTGTTCGGCGGCGTCGGTTCGGGCCTGTACGGCATGCTGGTGTTCGCGATCCTGGCGGTGTTCATCGCCGGCCTGATGATCGGCCGCACGCCGGAATACCTGGGCAAGAAGATCCAGGCCTACGAGATGAAGATGGCGGCGCTGGTGATCCTGGTCACGCCCTGCCTGGTGTTGCTGGGCACCGCGCTGGCCGTGACGTCGGCCGCGGGCACGGTGGGCGTGGCCAATCCGGGCGCGCACGGCTTCTCCGAGATCCTGTATGCGCTGACCTCGGCCGCCAACAACAATGGCAGCGCTTTTGCCGGTCTGTCCGCCAACACGCCGTTCTACAACACCCTGCTGGGCGTGGCGATGTGGTTCGGCCGCTTTGCCGTGATCGTGCCGGTGCTGGCCATTGCAGGCTCGCTGGCTGCCCGCCAGCGCCTGCCCGCCACCCCTGGCACCCTGCCTACCCATGGCCTCATGTTCGTCGGCATGCTGTCCGCCGTCGTCGTGCTGGTCGGTGTCCTCAACTACGTCCCGGCCCTGGCCCTGGGCCCGGTGGTCGAACACCTCCAGCTGTTCGGAGAGTGA